A single Methanobrevibacter woesei DNA region contains:
- a CDS encoding Rpo12/RPC10 RNA polymerase subunit family protein has translation MGYGMEYVCPNCGHSVSYFLGFGRLFPDFKKTCEILSELDNLINREELDKILSSESFIHENDEDKYENPEYLFEHVLSGELYECSDCEKYYPLNFFRIRSKEGELFVPRYSCEECGRELHLKKDDVFKCPKCGVIMDFIGEILWD, from the coding sequence ATGGGTTATGGAATGGAGTATGTATGTCCTAATTGTGGACATAGTGTTTCCTATTTTTTAGGTTTTGGAAGGTTGTTTCCTGATTTTAAGAAAACCTGTGAAATATTATCTGAGTTAGATAATCTAATTAATAGGGAAGAGCTTGATAAAATTCTTTCTTCTGAATCATTTATTCATGAAAATGATGAGGATAAATATGAAAATCCAGAATATCTGTTTGAGCATGTTTTATCTGGAGAATTATATGAATGTAGTGATTGTGAAAAATATTATCCTCTTAATTTCTTTAGAATTCGCTCTAAAGAGGGTGAACTTTTCGTTCCAAGGTATTCATGTGAAGAATGTGGCAGAGAACTTCATTTAAAAAAAGATGATGTATTCAAGTGTCCAAAATGTGGTGTTATTATGGATTTTATTGGTGAAATTCTTTGGGATTAA